A region of Micromonospora chokoriensis DNA encodes the following proteins:
- a CDS encoding alpha/beta hydrolase, whose amino-acid sequence MSSVGYRQLWAADPSGWRAAGVAWSGLTGPVDRRAGELRAAGGRLRDAWSGVAAVAAGSRLVALQGELTSVAPALIEADQVLAELAGRLTVAKARLAAAVAQAEAAGLVVDRSGLVHVDPVRQRSTERDGVAVAGVTAALRDALDEAGVADRLAADRLDELARAASTGWASPPPPGRPALDASPALVHAWWSGLTPAQRRWLIGHEPALVGRWNGVPATDRDQANRLHLGVWREELLAERRDLLSRVPPLPLTSLRLRGVVGRLAGLDALAARLAAGGEPRAYLLGLDPAGEGRVVMALGDPDRADRVLTYVPGMTAGLDDAPGELGRAARVLDRCAALAPDDRSAAVLWLDYDAPDSLTEAASAGQARDAGPALHRFQEGLRATHEGPPARQTVLGHSYGSLVVGVAAREHGLDADALVFVGSPGVGAAHASELGVPPGEVWASSASGDVIRAARSADELGRRALLGAAPLAAVLGWPDRTGHELWFGHDPSAPGFGGRVFDGGRGGHTGYWDPGNPALDGMARVVLGR is encoded by the coding sequence GTGAGCAGCGTCGGTTACCGGCAACTGTGGGCAGCCGACCCGAGCGGGTGGCGGGCCGCCGGGGTGGCCTGGTCCGGGCTGACCGGGCCGGTCGACCGTCGCGCCGGTGAGCTGCGGGCGGCGGGCGGCCGGTTGCGCGACGCCTGGTCCGGCGTGGCGGCCGTCGCGGCGGGCTCCCGGCTCGTGGCTCTGCAGGGCGAGCTGACGTCGGTCGCGCCCGCACTGATCGAGGCCGATCAGGTGCTTGCCGAGCTGGCCGGACGGCTGACGGTGGCGAAGGCGCGGCTCGCCGCCGCGGTCGCCCAGGCAGAGGCGGCCGGCCTGGTGGTGGACCGTTCGGGTCTGGTGCACGTCGATCCCGTTCGACAACGGTCGACCGAGCGGGACGGCGTGGCGGTCGCCGGGGTGACGGCCGCCCTGCGGGACGCGCTCGACGAGGCGGGCGTCGCCGACCGGCTCGCCGCCGACCGGTTGGACGAGCTGGCCCGGGCTGCCAGCACCGGGTGGGCGTCCCCGCCACCGCCGGGCCGACCGGCCCTGGATGCCTCGCCGGCTCTGGTCCACGCCTGGTGGTCAGGCCTGACACCGGCGCAGCGACGGTGGCTGATCGGGCACGAGCCGGCACTGGTCGGCCGGTGGAACGGCGTGCCGGCGACCGACCGCGACCAGGCCAACCGGCTGCACCTCGGAGTGTGGCGGGAGGAGCTGCTGGCCGAGCGGCGCGACCTGCTGTCCCGGGTGCCGCCCCTGCCACTCACGTCGCTTCGGCTGCGTGGGGTCGTCGGCCGGTTGGCCGGCCTGGACGCGCTGGCCGCACGGCTGGCTGCCGGCGGGGAGCCCCGGGCTTACCTGCTCGGGTTGGATCCGGCCGGTGAGGGCCGGGTGGTGATGGCGCTCGGCGACCCGGACCGGGCCGACCGGGTGCTGACGTACGTGCCGGGGATGACCGCCGGCCTGGACGACGCCCCCGGCGAGCTGGGCAGGGCGGCGCGGGTGTTGGACCGGTGCGCGGCGCTCGCCCCGGATGACCGCAGCGCGGCGGTGCTCTGGTTGGACTACGACGCTCCGGACTCCCTGACCGAGGCTGCCTCGGCGGGCCAGGCACGCGACGCCGGTCCGGCGCTGCACCGCTTCCAGGAGGGGCTGCGGGCCACCCATGAGGGGCCACCGGCCCGGCAGACAGTGCTCGGGCACAGTTACGGGTCGCTGGTGGTGGGTGTGGCCGCGCGGGAGCACGGGCTGGATGCTGACGCGCTGGTCTTCGTCGGCTCGCCCGGGGTCGGCGCGGCGCACGCCAGCGAGTTGGGCGTGCCGCCCGGGGAGGTCTGGGCGAGCAGCGCTTCCGGCGACGTGATCCGCGCGGCCCGGTCGGCGGACGAGCTGGGGCGCCGCGCCCTGCTGGGTGCGGCGCCGCTGGCCGCGGTGCTCGGTTGGCCCGACCGGACCGGGCATGAGCTGTGGTTCGGTCACGACCCGTCGGCCCCGGGTTTCGGTGGCCGGGTCTTCGACGGTGGTCGGGGCGGCCACACCGGTTACTGGGACCCGGGCAATCCCGCGCTGGACGGGATGGCCCGGGTCGTGTTGGGCCGCTGA
- a CDS encoding type VII secretion target: MTDESFVVRPKELRAVAGTLDGEAHRLALGLAGTPGLLVAAPEWRAGAALAGLESAAHTWLCRLGTRVEETSQGVRVAAEAYETVDDRAADRFAALPR; this comes from the coding sequence ATGACCGATGAGTCGTTCGTCGTCCGGCCGAAGGAGTTGCGGGCGGTCGCCGGCACGCTCGACGGCGAGGCGCACCGGCTGGCGCTGGGCCTCGCCGGGACGCCCGGGTTGCTGGTCGCGGCACCCGAGTGGCGAGCCGGCGCGGCCCTGGCCGGGCTGGAGTCGGCCGCGCACACCTGGCTCTGCCGGTTGGGCACCCGGGTCGAGGAGACCTCGCAGGGGGTGCGGGTGGCAGCCGAGGCGTACGAGACCGTCGACGACCGAGCCGCCGACCGCTTCGCCGCCCTGCCCCGGTGA
- a CDS encoding holo-ACP synthase → MIVAVGIDVVLVDRFARALARTPPLADRLFTTTERHTRAGAPRSSESLAARFAAKEAVAKALGAPAGLSWHDCEIVSDPDGRPRLAVSGTVAAAAQARGVNHWHLSLSHDGGIASAMVVAER, encoded by the coding sequence GTGATCGTCGCCGTCGGCATCGACGTGGTCCTGGTCGACCGGTTCGCCCGGGCGCTGGCCCGGACGCCGCCGCTCGCCGACCGGCTCTTCACCACGACCGAGCGGCACACCCGCGCCGGTGCACCACGCTCGTCGGAGTCGCTCGCCGCCCGCTTCGCCGCCAAGGAGGCGGTGGCCAAGGCACTCGGCGCTCCGGCCGGGTTGAGCTGGCACGACTGCGAGATCGTGTCCGACCCGGACGGCCGCCCCCGGCTCGCCGTCTCCGGCACCGTCGCCGCGGCGGCGCAGGCGCGTGGTGTCAACCACTGGCATCTGTCGTTGTCGCACGACGGTGGGATCGCGTCGGCGATGGTGGTAGCGGAGCGGTGA
- a CDS encoding NAD(P)H-hydrate dehydratase has protein sequence MRSVWRVADVRAAEAGLMGTLPEGTLMQRAAAGLARRVALLLDERGGVYGGRVLLLVGSGDNGGDALYAGERLARRGVHVSALLLTPGRAHAAGLAALRAAGGRLVPQPTGPVDLVLDGIVGIGGTGGLRANADEVVQRLGELRGRDGARATVVAVDVPSGVAVDTGHVPLSASGRPTAVRADVTVAFGALKPALVVGPAAALAGQVELVDIGLRPWLRGTPALRVTEWSDLVEWWPELGPASEKYTRGVVGVATGSETYPGAAVLSVGGALAGPTGLVRYAGSARAEVLHQHPSVIAGGRVADAGRVQAWVCGSGLGTGADAAAELRAVLAAPVPVVLDADALTLLVDGSLADRLRGRDAPIVVTPHDREFTRLCGEEPGADRVGSALRLAAWMNAVVLLKGDRTVIGTPDGRAYVNPTGTPALATGGTGDVLAGLLGSLLAAGVPADRAAASAAYLHGLAGREAARGGPVTAPDVVTALRPVVARLG, from the coding sequence ATGAGATCGGTGTGGCGGGTGGCCGACGTGCGGGCGGCCGAGGCGGGGCTGATGGGCACACTGCCGGAGGGGACGCTGATGCAGCGTGCCGCCGCCGGGCTGGCCCGCCGGGTCGCACTCCTGCTCGACGAACGCGGCGGGGTCTACGGGGGCCGGGTGCTGCTGCTGGTCGGTTCCGGTGACAACGGCGGCGACGCCCTGTACGCGGGGGAGCGGTTGGCCCGCCGGGGTGTCCACGTGTCCGCCCTGCTGCTCACCCCCGGGCGCGCGCACGCCGCCGGGCTGGCCGCGCTGCGCGCGGCCGGCGGTCGGCTGGTGCCGCAGCCCACCGGCCCGGTCGACCTGGTCCTCGACGGGATCGTCGGCATCGGTGGCACCGGTGGGCTGCGGGCGAACGCGGACGAGGTGGTCCAACGCCTCGGTGAGCTGCGGGGGCGGGACGGTGCGCGGGCCACTGTCGTGGCGGTGGACGTGCCGAGCGGGGTCGCGGTGGACACCGGCCACGTTCCGCTGTCCGCGTCCGGCCGGCCGACCGCCGTGCGGGCCGACGTGACGGTGGCGTTCGGCGCGCTGAAGCCCGCACTCGTGGTCGGCCCGGCCGCCGCCCTGGCCGGGCAGGTGGAGTTGGTCGACATCGGGCTGCGGCCGTGGCTGCGAGGCACCCCGGCGCTACGGGTCACCGAGTGGTCCGACCTGGTCGAGTGGTGGCCGGAGCTGGGACCGGCGTCGGAGAAGTACACCCGGGGTGTGGTGGGGGTCGCCACCGGCTCGGAGACCTATCCGGGTGCCGCGGTGCTCTCCGTCGGCGGGGCTCTGGCCGGGCCGACCGGCCTGGTCCGCTACGCCGGCAGCGCCCGCGCAGAGGTGCTGCACCAGCACCCCTCGGTGATCGCCGGCGGACGGGTCGCCGACGCGGGCCGGGTGCAGGCCTGGGTGTGCGGCTCCGGGTTGGGCACCGGCGCGGACGCGGCGGCCGAGCTGCGTGCCGTCCTGGCCGCCCCGGTGCCGGTGGTGCTCGACGCCGACGCGTTGACCCTGCTGGTGGACGGCTCGCTCGCCGACCGGCTGCGGGGCCGGGACGCGCCGATCGTGGTCACCCCGCACGACCGTGAGTTCACCCGACTCTGCGGGGAGGAGCCCGGCGCCGACCGGGTCGGCTCCGCGCTGCGGCTGGCCGCCTGGATGAACGCCGTGGTGCTGCTCAAGGGGGACCGCACGGTGATCGGCACCCCGGACGGTCGGGCGTACGTCAACCCGACCGGCACCCCCGCGCTGGCCACCGGCGGCACCGGCGACGTGCTGGCCGGGCTGCTCGGCTCGCTGCTGGCCGCCGGAGTGCCCGCCGACCGGGCGGCGGCCTCGGCCGCGTACCTGCACGGGCTCGCCGGTCGGGAGGCGGCCCGGGGCGGGCCGGTGACCGCGCCCGACGTGGTCACCGCGCTTCGCCCGGTTGTCGCCCGGCTGGGCTGA
- the alr gene encoding alanine racemase: MWQAEVRVDLDAIRENVSRLRSGTTAELMAVVKADGYGHGMLPAARAALDAGADWLGVCTLDEALTLRRGGVTAPVLAWLLAPGLPLHEGISAGVDLGAASLPQLNEMIEASRLAGRPARLHLKIDTGLSRGGATVADWPGLLDAAAKAQADGLIEVVGVWSHFVYADSPGHPTTDRQLAVFHEGLAMVERAGLRPRWRHLANSAATLTRPDTHFDLVRPGIAIYGLSPVTGETYGLRPAMTARARVMLTKRVPAGTGVSYGHTYTTEADANLAVVPLGYADGVPRHASNTGPVQLAGARRTISGRVCMDQFVIDCGDDPVADGDVATLFGSGVDGEPTADDWAEAVGTINYEIVTRFGGTRVPRVYDGERP; encoded by the coding sequence ATGTGGCAGGCCGAGGTACGCGTCGATCTTGACGCCATCCGCGAGAACGTGAGCCGACTCCGCTCCGGCACCACCGCCGAGCTGATGGCGGTGGTGAAGGCCGACGGGTACGGCCACGGCATGCTCCCGGCCGCCCGCGCGGCGCTCGACGCCGGCGCGGACTGGCTCGGTGTCTGCACCCTCGACGAAGCGCTCACGCTGCGCCGGGGCGGGGTGACAGCGCCCGTCCTGGCCTGGCTGCTCGCGCCGGGGCTGCCGCTGCACGAGGGGATCAGCGCCGGGGTGGACCTGGGCGCGGCCAGCCTGCCGCAACTGAACGAGATGATCGAGGCGAGCCGGCTCGCCGGGCGTCCCGCCCGCCTGCACCTGAAGATCGACACCGGGCTGTCCCGGGGCGGCGCGACCGTCGCCGACTGGCCGGGGCTGCTGGACGCCGCCGCTAAGGCGCAGGCCGACGGCCTGATCGAGGTGGTCGGTGTGTGGAGCCACTTCGTGTACGCGGACTCGCCCGGCCACCCCACCACCGACCGCCAGTTGGCCGTCTTCCACGAGGGGTTGGCCATGGTCGAGCGGGCCGGGCTGCGACCGCGCTGGCGGCACCTCGCCAACTCGGCGGCCACCCTGACCCGCCCGGACACCCACTTCGACCTGGTCCGCCCCGGCATCGCCATCTACGGCCTCTCCCCGGTCACCGGCGAGACGTACGGGCTGCGACCGGCGATGACCGCCCGGGCCCGGGTCATGCTCACCAAGCGGGTGCCCGCCGGCACCGGCGTCTCCTACGGGCACACCTACACCACCGAGGCCGACGCGAACCTGGCCGTCGTCCCGCTCGGGTACGCCGACGGAGTTCCCCGGCACGCGTCCAACACCGGGCCGGTGCAGCTCGCCGGGGCGCGAAGGACCATCTCGGGGCGGGTCTGCATGGACCAGTTCGTGATCGACTGCGGCGACGACCCGGTGGCCGACGGCGACGTGGCGACCCTGTTCGGCAGCGGCGTCGACGGCGAACCGACAGCCGACGACTGGGCCGAGGCGGTCGGCACGATCAACTACGAGATCGTCACCCGCTTCGGCGGTA